GACAATATCAGCATCTGCCTGAAGCCGGGACAGTTTATCGGCTTGATCGGTCCTTCCGGGTGTGGCAAAACCACTCTGATGATGATGTTAAATGGATATCTGAAGCCCGGCAGCGGAAATGTGCTGATCAACGGAGTGTCGCTGCACCACAATCCCCAGGCTTTTCAAGGGCAGCTTGGCTATGTGCCCCAGGACGACATCATCCACCGCGAACTCACCGTGCGCGAATCACTCAATTTTACCAGTCTGCTGCGCCTGGGCAATCAAATCACCCCGCAGGAAAGAGATCAGCAGATCTCCCAGATAATGGCTTCCCTAAACCTCAGCGCCGCCCAGGACACATTGATCGGTTCACCCGAAAAAAAGGGGATCAGCGGAGGACAGCGAAAAAGAGTGAACATGGCGCAGGAATTGATCACCGAGCCGCTGTTTTACTTTTTGGACGAGCCCACCAGTGGTCTTGACCCACGCAGCGATCACGAAGTGATGCAGCTTCTCAGGGACATTGCAAATCGTGGTCATGTCGTCGTGCTCACCACGCATAAAATCGATTCGCTCAATTTTTCTATCTTTTCTCATCTGATCGTCCTGAGTCCCGGTGGCAAATTGGCTTATTATGGACCGGCTCAAGCAGCCGTGCCTTACTTTGGCGTCAGCACCCCGGAGGACATCTTTGAAACTTTGGAAAAGACCGGCGCATCGCACCTGCAGCAAAAATATCTGCAAAGCGCCTTCTATCAGGAATGGGTGTTTTCCGGAATGGCGGCAGACCAAGCATCCGGTTTGATGCAAAATAGCGGGAGTTCACTTTCTGCCGGCAAACAAGCAAATGCTTTGCACCAGTTTTTTGTCCTCTGCCGGCGCTGCTTACTCGTCAAATTCAGAGATCGCTTCAGTGCCGCGGTTTTGCTGTTGCAGGCTCCCATTATTGGGCTATTTATCTATCTGGTATTCAAATCCGCGGAAAACATCCAGGCTCTCTATTTTGTCCTGATCGTCGCAGCTATCTGGCTGGGCTGTTCCAATTCCGCCCGCGAACTGGTAGCCGAGCAGACGATTTTTAAGCGGGAACAAAAAGCCAATCTGAATATCGACGCCTATCTCTGGTCAAAGATCTGTGTGCTTTCACTGCTTTGCATGGTGCAATGCCTTATTCTATGTGTTTTCACCTACCTGACGGTGCACCCAAATATCAGCTTCGTGGTGCTCTGTCCGGTGCTGAGTATGATCTCCATCGCCGCTCTA
The genomic region above belongs to Candidatus Cloacimonadaceae bacterium and contains:
- a CDS encoding FHA domain-containing protein: MLCPKCSKTIDSDAQFCPFCGSRISHSGSFGSSSHGERIIRIGRAADNDQIIQDIRISAHHCELRITADGGYIIQDLNSTNGVFVNGQRVSRGQIHPTDLVTLARDIAIDISKLINSIQNTPGSAPVNPDLHGKSMITIGREHENDILIKNIRVSRNHARLTKIGAAWQIEDLNSANGTFVNGKKVAQSFISEKDNITVGGVPLDLLRIFSHAMPDWSADLRFAAQNLSYSVENKTIVDNISICLKPGQFIGLIGPSGCGKTTLMMMLNGYLKPGSGNVLINGVSLHHNPQAFQGQLGYVPQDDIIHRELTVRESLNFTSLLRLGNQITPQERDQQISQIMASLNLSAAQDTLIGSPEKKGISGGQRKRVNMAQELITEPLFYFLDEPTSGLDPRSDHEVMQLLRDIANRGHVVVLTTHKIDSLNFSIFSHLIVLSPGGKLAYYGPAQAAVPYFGVSTPEDIFETLEKTGASHLQQKYLQSAFYQEWVFSGMAADQASGLMQNSGSSLSAGKQANALHQFFVLCRRCLLVKFRDRFSAAVLLLQAPIIGLFIYLVFKSAENIQALYFVLIVAAIWLGCSNSARELVAEQTIFKREQKANLNIDAYLWSKICVLSLLCMVQCLILCVFTYLTVHPNISFVVLCPVLSMISIAALCMGLALSSLVKTGETAMALVPVALIPQVILGGLIVPFGNIPEGVNILAGFILSRWAFELMIVLENNLGLTNAIGFNPDNLVIDLSLILFMTIVFIALTRFVLTNKTRR